Genomic segment of Denticeps clupeoides chromosome 13, fDenClu1.1, whole genome shotgun sequence:
GCTGTGAAAATATGAACTTGCTGACAATCACATTTATTCGATGAAAGTTGATGCTCCAGTTGGCTCCAGCTCTAGATGGGATGAACCTGTCACCATGTTTGCTAGGCGATGACAGCGGGGATGACAGCGGGGACTTGGTGGGTGTCAGGTTCTGTATTGTGGACAACATCATCAAATATGAAACCATCAAAATCACTGGACACATGAGAACTATAAAGTGaagcagtaaaaaaaggaagaaaaagaacatgtgATCAGTAAATTGTAATCTGTATATTACAGGCCTCACCAAGGGGCTGCTGTTCTCATTTTGAAAATGGATTTGTCGTAACAGGCGGCGTTCGTAGTCCTGGTCCATCCAGACGACTGGAAGAAGCACTTCGCAGGGACACTGTGGGggacacaaaacaaacactaaCATATGATCCCCACGTGTTGGATGCGTACGTGGGATGTCACCTCCTCCTGCGCACCGAGTGCACCGTAGGGCACAATGCAGAGGAAAATGAGACATTAAATCAGTCACTTCGCTGTTTGGTTTTTAATAGTGCTTCCATGCTGAAAGCTAAAAAAATTAACCCAATCCACCGCATCTTACAAGTGCAAGGAAATTAGGTGCAGTCAGGAGAGGTGTGTAAAAGAAGACAACTCGCATATATACTgaaataatacaatatatataaccaaagggtgaggtagaaacCTTATAGCACATGAAAAGGTGGATGAAACGACATTAAGTTCCCTAGAAGCTGCTTGTCCTGGTTGTAATGCTCCTgtatctcttgcctgatggcagcagttcgAACAGGTCGTAATCGGGATGTGACGAGTCCTTTATAATGTTACAGGTCTTAAAGCCAGAGCTGTAGGTTCTTAAAGAAGATGAATGTAAGCAGGGGTagaaaaatatacacatttttacacacggATCATCCTGCCATCTAATGCTATTACTGTGGAATTTTTACTAATAATGGAAACCAACTAGTTGGCGAGTGAGGCTAGGGTTAGCTTGAAAGCTAGTTTGGCTTGCGATCAAAAACGACCTCCTTACCTTTAAAAAGTAAACGTATAAACCAATCAACCGCTGGTTAGCGCGAAGCGGGTCCAAAGTGTCCTTGAGAACGCTTAATTAACATTTCAACTAATTTTGTCAATAAGATCGTTTACTGCCACCCATTTGAAAAGGAAGCTATTTTTACTGTTATTGATGCTCTCGCACAGTATTGTGGGTAGCGTTCGGGAAGTCTGACGTCACAACTTTCGAAACAAAACAAACCGGCCACGTGAGGGTTGTCGGGAGAAGGGTGCCCTCCTTCGTTGACAGGCTAAATTCGACCCAGACTTTCACCAAACAATAATGGccaatgtttgtttttttaattttcacaaTTTGTTCACAGGAAGAAGTATATTCAAGAGAAATATCTTGTGAGAAATGTTTCAGTAGGACTGCATTATGCTTCCATACGCAATTACTTTTTATATCACTGACTAAAAATGtggatttaacttaaatttgATAAAAGTctaaataattgaaatattaaatgcagagaaagaaagaaagaaagaaagaaagaaaaatgtggtTTAGCCTTAATATCTTTGCGACTCCAATTCGCCAGGTGGCGCTGTGGGTTATTTCCTGGTAACAGTGGCGATAGTGGCGAGGAAAAAGGGACTGTCAGCGCTGTCCATGTGACAGACTCTATTTGGTTTAGTAAGTAATTTGCTCGTTgtagtttgttttattttaagtcTATTTTGGGCCTTAATGGTCCTTTGATCTCAAAGTATGTGAGAGAATGAGTAAATAATGATTTGCTAATACATCACTTtaaatgctagcatgctaaaatCGACTCATAGGCAAAATATGTTAGAAAACATTCAATACACTCGTTCGTTTTGCTACTTGTACCTGCCAAGATAATATTAGATTAAATGTTAGTGGCACTTTGATATAGTTCTACTTCTGAAGGACCAATTGCTGACAAACCTTACAAAATGACAGTGTAGCCACCACCTTTATAACATGCTGTGTTTTTCTGGTGTCATGCTAGCATTTCCTTATTCTCACTATGCTTTGTAATCGGTGTAATCTGTCTTTAGTGGTCAGAATAGaacaggtagacagacaggtTCATGATGTTTCCATTCTGCACTTCAGGATCTTCAAAGTGCCTCCATGGCCACGGACCAAGACATCACGGCGATTGGCCAGATACTGGTAAATCCAAAGCAGGACTTAACCTCACGGTTCAGAGCACTTTTCACCCTCCGTAACCTGGGAGGGATGGAGGCGATCAAGTGGATAAGCCAGGCATTTGTGGATGAATCAGCTTTGCTGAAACATGAACTAGCTTATTGTCTTGGCCAAATGCAAGATGAGAGAGCAATTCCAGTTCTGGAGGTGGTGCTGAAAGACACCAGTCAAGAGCCAATGGTCCGACATGAAGCAGGTGCCAGACTGAGATTCGATCCTATTAAGTCCTATTaactattaattattttattatatgtgtttatttacattttgtttttaggTGAGGCTTTGGGAGCTATTGGAAATCCAAAAGTTCTCAGTCTCCTCAAGCAGTACTCAGAAGATCCAGTTATTGAGGTATGGTTACAGAATTAGCAAACATAAACTTAGAAATACACAATATGCATcatcattcctcctcctccatccttcGGCTGCACCCGTTTGGGGTCGTCACTGCGGATAAGCtggatttggcaaaagttttccTGGACTCAACCCTTTACCCAGGGTTGGGACCGGTATCAAGGAACACGCTGTCACGTGCTTCCCCAGTGTCTGTAAAATAGTAGTAGATCCTAACATACATGTTGCTATGCTCCAGGTGGCGGAGACATGCCAGCTTGCTGTGAGACGGTTGGAGTGGCTGTGCACTGGAGGGACTGAGGAAGAAGGGGCTGATGGGAACCCATACTGCTCTGTGGACCCCGCCCCACCTGCTCCTAGGAAGGCTGTTAAAGAGCTCAGGGCACAGCTGCTGGATGAGCATCTTCCTCTGTTTGAACGATACCGAGCCATGTTTGCCCTGAGAAACCTAGGGACTGAGGAAGCTGTGCTGGCCTTGGGCGATGGTAAGCCAATCCCTCAGAAAATTGTTGGGAATGGgacacacacattaatgcaaAGTTGAATATTGTGGCTATATGGAAAGGTCATGTCAGTTCCATAAATATGACACATATTAGTAGACACTATCTaaatgaggggcagtggtggcctagcggttaaggaagcggccccgcaatcagaaggttgccggttcgaatcccgatctgccaaggtgccactgaggtgccactgagcaaagcaccgtccccacacactgctccccgggcgcctgtcatggctgcccactgctcactcagggtgatgggttaaatgcagaggacaaatttcactgtgtgcaccgtgtgctgtgctgctgtgtatcacatgtgacaatcacttcactttaaatgggATGGGGATCGAAAACCGGTTCTTGTTGAGAACCGATTCCCACTGTTTTAATTCTTTGGAATTGTTTGCCTTTTTTGCAAAAGATTCCCCTATTGATTCCAGTTGCCTCGAATGACGTCAGCACGTTGCGTAGCGTCATTTGCCCAACAGGAAACATGCCGCCTAAGTGGCACAAATGCTGAAAAGTTTGGTTATACTTTTTACGAGAAAGGATGACAGCAGGGCAACTTGCAAAGTAGATATTTCATCAAATACTACGAATATGCAAAATAATTTACTCACAAAACACATGATAACGTCAAATGAATGTCGTGTTTCTGATCCGCTCCGGACAAGTGAATCTCAACCCAGCAGCAGCCGTAATACGGCAGGTAACTCAGATGCTGGCAGTTCTGCAGTCTGCTGGTAGCTTTTCCTTTTACAGAGGCAGGGAAAAGTAAAATGACACAGGCCAGGATAGACGAATGTCACCAAGCCGTTTGTGTAAGTTATTAAagataatatataaattaaagttCTAAGCTAATTAaccttttttaaataacagaatCGAAAATGAAATTGGAATCGTGAAAATCTTATCAATTCCCATTCCTAGTAGCAATGCTGTGCATGTAAATTGCCAGAGGCGAATTTCCCCAAAAGCCCtcagacatttttatgtgtttaatgCTAacgaataaaaaatatatcaattATAATGTGGAGTATTGAATGGACGCTTATATAGgctggtaatagcctagtgggtaacacactgtgaaccagaagacccaggttcaaatcccactcactaccattgtgtccctgagcaagacacttaaccctgagctgctccgggggggactgtccctgtaactactgattgtacgtcgctctggataagggcgtcttaaaAATGCtgcacatgtaaatgtaaatatatggtTCTAAGGTGCCAGAGCCTGGAGTTGTAGCTTTCATATAAGCCATTCATCTTCACTACTGTGTTCCAGGCTCTCATATGTCTGCTCAAGATGATACTCTGTCCTGGTAGCTCactgtagtatctgttcttaggTTGACAGCCTTAGTGCCGTAGTCAGAAAGTGGGAGATTATTGTGATCAATACACGTTACAGCACATTgtgcgcacaacaaaatgtgtgtctCGCATTTCAAGCAGCACCCGTTTAGCTTCATAATTTTACATCATAATGTAATCACAATATTTTCAGTTTCTTGCATTTACCCCCTTAAATCTAACCACTGTCCAATCAGATTTAAGATGTACTCTCTTTCCTCGATCTGCTTCTCAGGCCTTCAGTGCAATAGTGCCTTGTTCCGCCATGAGATTGGTTACGTTCTGGGTCAGATCCAACACGAGGCCAGCATCCCACAGTTGCAGGCGGCTCTGGAGAAGGCAGACGAAAACGCCATGGTTCGGCACGAGTGCGCAGAGGCGCTGGGCTCCATCGGCAAGGACGCCTgcctccagatcctgcagcgTCACGTGCAGGACCAGGAGCGGGTGGTGAAGGAGAGCTGTGAGGTCGCGCTGGACATGCTGGAGTACGAGAACAGCTCCGACTTCCAGTATGCTGACGGCCTGCAGcgactgcagggggtccagtaAGAGACAGCCTCCCCCTCCATGTCACCCGGAGGACAACCAAATACGTCTCACTTACATTTGACAAACAGAAAAGCTTCTAATGGCGTTGTTGTCCCGCTGTGGGAAAGATTGTTTCAGTAGAACTACATTACTCGTTCTTCAACAAGCACTGAAGCACTAAAGTTTGGTCAGCGATggaaaatattctaaatattaatTAAACCACTTTCTTTAATAAGGAATCTGAGAAGCATAAACAAAGCCCTTTTCATCCgattatgtgtttttaaatCCAGATTAAAAGGCAGACTTTGCATTAGTAGTTTTGTTAAGCCCGATGTCCTACAGCACTGAGAGTGATTGGAACCCCCGGACCCAGAGGCTCAACCTCCTTCATTAAGACTTCAGATGCCTGCTGGAGTCCTACCTGCACACTTAGCCAAATGGAGAGGACTGGTAAAGCATGTGCACAAGAGGATCACACGTTCACAGGATTTccaaaaaatgtgtgcaaattacatttattttccacAAAAAAGGTTATATTTTAGCTCTGTCTCTACATTATTTAAGTGGGTGGAATGTATACATTTAGTTATCTTATGTTGTTTCCTGTATACAGGTTATCAGTACCTCATTCTTGTAAAATTGAATAAACAGTCAAATAAAGTTTATTTGCTGGGACATAATTAATTGCTTGTACATGTGGCTCTAATGAAtccaaatattttaatgcataaaatggAATAGTTGTAGAAGCATTATTCACCATTACGTAATGTACATTTTGGATTGTACTACAGTGGGATTGGCAGCGATGTATGGAGGTGAGGTTAGATTGAGGACAGTGCCCCCTAATTCTGCTGAGGTAAGGCCCTGAACTTGgttctactgattgtaagtcgctctggatgagggagtctggtaaatgctgcaaatggtTGAGGTGTAGTGAGGAGGAGGCGGAACGAGGAGGGGGGGACCACTGTAACCTGTCCGGGTGTCCATCGAACCATTCAAAAGGAGAGGGACGACAGAGactggagcaggagcaggacgaAACTCACATGATGCTGCACCCCATCATGATCGGCATTGTGACCATCAACACCACCATCACCGTTCTCTACTGGTGCTTCATTATCTTTGACGTCTTCTACAAGAAGATGGAAGACGAGTCCAAACCTAAGGACAATCCAGCCTAAACAAACCTCTTAGCTTGTTGgagtgctcttttttttcttcttgaaaTTCCCGCTTTGCTTTTACCTGTGAGCCTACAGGTAACCTTTCTTAGGGTGTGCTTCCTCTCTAAGGGTCTTTATGCAGAATTTGTTGCttgttgtaattattattttagtgTATTCCAGCTGTTACTGTAACATGCGACTCTGACTAAATGTGTGAAGTTTGAATTTTATGTGGAAATAGATGTCCTCCTCAACTTTCCAGCATATCTGGAGAACTGCCTGTGCCAACCACCGCATAGGAGATCATCACATTAAGGTAAACAGCAAATCAGTTTTCAGTATGTTATAATTTACCACCTCGGACCTTTATCTCAACGTACCATGACAATGTCACGGTGGTGCATCTCTTATCACATACTATACTTTTTACCACCTGGAGATGcatgatttcatcagagaatcaCAAGTCAATAGTAATTATATAATcaaattatttatattaaatggtAAACAAAATCTCACACATAGTTGTTGTTTAtgactgtttttattattattttacatattttatttcttttttaatatgggCTCATGCAGACATGTTGATAGCGCTGGGCATCTTTGCCTTAAGCCACCCTGGGGGAATTGGCAGAAGCAGGGGAAAGTGTGTGCACGTACACGCCTGGAATAGGGTCAGATGGGCGTGTGGCGCAGTGGGGTGAACATCTGACACACTGTCTGGTCTGGAAGCCCACTGCTGTCAGATGAGCGTTGACCTGCCTGAACAGCCACAGCCTCGGCTCCAACAGAGGACAGCATGCACCCCATCAGGCTTGGTGTCATAACCACCAATACGTGGTTAACGGTTGTCCTCTGGAATCTCATTTTTTCCCAGATTTTCTTCAGGAAGGTTGAGAAGTCCCCCAAAGATAAAGAAATCCAAGTCTGAGTAAGCaaatctttctttcattctttttttcattctgagcaaagcgccgtccccacacactgctccccgggcgcctgtcatggctgcccactgctcaccaagggtgctggttaaatgcagaggacacatttcgttgtgtaaccgtgtgctgtgctgcagtgtttcacaatgacaatattttaacataaaaataatcacttttaagaaaagatttttgatattatgatattttgatattgtatgtagggtggtagtagcctagtgggtaagacactcgcctgtgaaccagaagacccgggttcaaatcccacttactaccattgtgtccctgagcaagacacttaac
This window contains:
- the dohh gene encoding deoxyhypusine hydroxylase; protein product: MATDQDITAIGQILVNPKQDLTSRFRALFTLRNLGGMEAIKWISQAFVDESALLKHELAYCLGQMQDERAIPVLEVVLKDTSQEPMVRHEAGEALGAIGNPKVLSLLKQYSEDPVIEVAETCQLAVRRLEWLCTGGTEEEGADGNPYCSVDPAPPAPRKAVKELRAQLLDEHLPLFERYRAMFALRNLGTEEAVLALGDGLQCNSALFRHEIGYVLGQIQHEASIPQLQAALEKADENAMVRHECAEALGSIGKDACLQILQRHVQDQERVVKESCEVALDMLEYENSSDFQYADGLQRLQGVQ